CAACTCTGAAAGATAGGAAGTTTTCCCTCCTGGAACAGCAACATAGGAATGTACTGGTCCCTGCAAGCATTTCAAAGAGAGTCGAACTTTTGAGTAAAGCGAATCTATTCCACTAGGGCCAAACTACTATCAGATATAATATCAACTTTAGGCGCTCAAAAATTAACACTCACTGCATTGACTCGAAAAGGTCTGCTAGCAATATAATTTGATTCCATGCATTCTGAGTGAACAAGGAAAAGGCCTCTTGCAAAAGATCCAACCTAAAACAGTTAAAGGTTAGAGTCACAGAAAAAATATATTTGTTCGCAAAATATATAAACATAGCCAACAGAGGATAGAAACAATGCAGGAACGGACCAGAAGTCCTTCGCCAGGCCTCATTAAGCTACAAAGATCCACGCATGCACGATCACCCATTCCAGCTATTTCAACTCGTGTTACAGTAGCTTTGGACAGACCTAACAAGTTCCTAGCTTCATTTCTTCTGTCAAGATAGTTCTGAGTAAATTAACCATGATGAGAGAAGAAAGGACGGATGAGTTTACGTAGTAATTTTCCAAACATCCCCTATAACcgattaagaaaagaaaaatgagctTTGAGCATTCTAGACCTCCGATGCTAGAACTTACCTTCAACTCAAGAACAGCTTCAATGTCTTCAACTTTCAAAACAACTCCACCAAGACCGAGCTCCAATGCCTAATAAAAACATTTACAGGTATTTAAAGGGTGCACCTCTAATAAATATTACTAATTTAGCTAGTTTCCTACACAATTCATGTTAAAATTTCTTAATGCAACACACCTCAAGGAAAAGCTGTGCTTCTGAGGGAGTTTTTGAGATGGCAAAAACTGTTTTCTGGCTTCCTTGGAAGGTTGCGATTATATTCTCTGCAGGTATCACCTAGTAAATTCACAACCATGAAGTGTGTACTGAGCAACAAGATCAATTgtgaataaagaaaaagaaaagacaagGTTGTTCTTGATCCGAATGCAGACCTGCCAGTTTGGCAAACTTATAACAACATTTTTCGCCTCATAATCATCTGGTTGAAGTTGTTGCAACTGTTCGGGAGTAGATATTTCAGAAAATGAGGCAACTTTTTTCTTCTCGCTATCTAAAATCGCTCCATCCCCAATAAATAGAGGATTTATCAAAGCAATCGCTACAAGACACGAAAACATTTTGAAATTAGAAACTTTGTTAAGCAGCACATTGTAACTCTTTCATTGAAAATCTGGTGCCGAGAAAATGATAATGCATAAAAAGATTAAGTCACAGAGTAGTAGCTTACATGACCACTCATCTGCAAGGTCTTTATTCTGAGATGTGAAAATGAGTGTGTTCCATCCTCTCTCAACGGCAGTAGTCATTACTTGCTTGTTCTCAGTCCATATCCATACTTGCTTTGGTTCCTCATAACTCTCGCTGTTCAATGCTGAACACATTGTTGAGCGTGACTTAGTTTTAGAACGAGCTCCCTTAGAATTCAGTACGTCAGAGATGTGAATCCACCCGCCGTTAGTCCCTAAACAAAAACCATATTACGCCCACGAATCTGATTGCATTCAAATGCAAGGCAAACCCTCATATGAGTTTCAATTAATCATCTCTTTTATAGAATTTCCTATCAAAACTGGTAAAATGCAAATGAACTCTACACTGGGTTATCAAAATTGGTAAGCAAAACCTAGGGTTCGTAGTCAATTCTAAATATACAGTCAAAGTTTAAAATTTTAGCACACACCTGAAAATtcaaaaattgaaacaaagattgtaagaagaaaaagatgaaaaccTGTTTGTGTTTGTCTTTGGGAAGTAACCCTAGAAAACAACTGTTTCTGATAATTCCCAACTGAAACTGAAACAATTGAAGATGTCAATAAAGCCATCTTTCTATAACTTTTTTTTCACTCATTTTGGGGTTTTATCTCTGAGGGTATTCTGTTTTATTATCTAGGTTCTGTTGGAAATGGACGTTGGGATATCAAGACCACAGGGAGTCAACGACTCACTGATGTGTAGTGGTATGAACCCTGAACCAGAAGGTAAAAATTTACACTGCATCACATTTGTTCCCCCAAATGAGTTCGGAATCAAAATTAGAGTGTTGGCAAATTTAGAATTTCAGGCCATGGACAGTGGCGAATGCAGAGTGTTGCCTAATTTTGCTTTCTTGCTACCCCTAATGGAATTTTGCTTCCCCTTGGTTGAGTTTCTAGCATCGCCGCTGGCCATGGAGAGACCCAACAATATGTCAATATCACTGTTTTGCCGAAAAAAGGTAACCCAAGGTCCCAGTACAATATAAATTTATTTTCCCTGAAGTATACTGATTAATAATGTTGTACAACAAAAATATCAGTATGACAATAATGaaaatttgacagtacaaattcaATACATAATTGAAAAACCTAGACAAGTGCTCTCAGAATTCACATTCACATTGTACATATTTACTTTGTTGAAATGTAAACAACCTACACAGAATATGACAGCGAATTCATTCGCATTAACATGAAGTTTGTAACAAGAACAGTTCCGGATCATCGTTCCGAAATCTCCTCCAGAATGTGATTATGAGACAAATGATGTCATCAAATGTCCGCATATTTCTTACTTGGTACAGCGCTGAATGTAAAACGCATGCGATGAATGTAAGCCTCGCCAGGGTTCACAATAACAGAAGGAAAGTTAGGGTGATTAACTGCATCAGGGAAACCTTGAGTTTCTAAAGAAAGTGCACCATACTGCCCATAGACATATCCTCCTTTCCCCTTCACATTTGATAGTGAATTAGAAGTGTAGAACTGTACACCAGGTTGATCAGTCCACAACTCCATCCACCTACCAGATTTGCTTTCAGACACTATTGCTATCAGCCTGTCTTGTATCTTGGATGTAGGCTCATGTATCACGTAATTGACGTCGTACCCCCCAGGAAGCTGCTTGATCCTACTTCCAACCGTACGCATAGCATAGAAATCAAATGGTGTACCCTTCACTGGGGTAATCTTGCCGGTGGGATTAGGTCGGAACCAACTGGTGTAATGTGCTTGGCGAAAATTTGAACATTGTAAGATAAGATGTCACCACTGTTGTGACCACCGAGGTTCCAATATGTATGGTGAGCAAGGTTGACTGGTGTTGCCTTGTTTATAGCCTTTGCTCTCATGGTCACAAATAAGGTAGATCGATACCCTGGCAATTCTGTTATTATTCCGTATGTGACCGATACCGTTACCTTCCCAGGAAATTCTGTACTGCCAGCATAATTAGACTTTATAATAGTACTGAAACTTGGTAATTATGCTTCTGTAAGCAAAATGTAAAAAGTCTAATACCTTGTTCACCATCGAAGCTATCATAGCTGAaagtgattgaaggagttttgatATTTGGTTTGTAACTTTTCACTTTCCAAATCACATTGTTAAATCCAATAGCTCCACCTGAAAAGTAGTAGATAAAGGGTATTGTTCAGCAGACTCCAACTCCGGAGAGTCAAATGATTCCGGTAAGCATAAGATATTAGCATTACTAATCCATATGTACATACTCACCATGAAGTGTATTATTCCCATCATTGGCACATTCAATGTAAACTTAGCTCCTCCAATTCGATTCGCCACTCTCCCCAGGGTCCTACCAAAGTTAGTCGTGTCTGTCTGTAATCAATTGAATTACAAAGATATGAATCAAAACCTTAATCTGCTTGGATTATAAGGGCAATTTGCATATGCCCCTCTGATGCAATGATAAATTCATTTAAGTGATCCCACTAAAGACCTAAGTTGGAAACTTATATTAACGAATAATTCGAGAGATCTCGAGTACCTTGTATGATTGAGCAGAATCATATCCAAGAACAACATCAGCTAATTTCCCTGAAAAATGAAGAAATAGATATCAATAAGTTGCActcacaattattattattataggcATAAAAGAGAATGGAATTTTTTTGattgagaagagaaaaaaataaatataccttGGTTATCAGGAATAACAAGGGACATAATAGATGCGCCCCAATTAGTGAACTTAATACTAGCAATATTCCCTTTCTTGAGCTCAAACACTctaatttcatctttcttcttctggCCATTAACTAACACTACCGGAAAAACTAAAATGAGACATAACATTAAACTGATTTTACCCATTTTTGATTTCAGCTGTTTTAATGGAAATCTTCTAACCCTTTCTGGGTTTGAATCACTGGAAGTATACAAGGTACAGGACAGACATTTACGGATGCACAGATTTTTCAACTGCCAGTTTACCAGCGAGGTACATGTGTGTTATAAGACTTATTTCGTCGTTATTTAAAAAATCTCGTTGACACAACGAGGCAGATCGTGCCCCCATCTGTCTTCAAGATATGCCAAATCGTGCTCAAATGTAATAAAGGGAAATAATTATGGCTTCTCTTAaataagataagaagaagaaaatggttgaatCGGCCACTAAAATTACGCCCAATTagcagagaagagagagaaaagaacccgtaataatataatataatataatatactaCTAGATttatgcccgtgctacgcaccgggcatttttcttcttttttcacttCATTCGCCCCTCCATATGGCAATGCGTTTTGGATTTGGCgtacatttttcttctttttacttggTATGCAGCCCCGTGACAATATGTTTTGGATTTGATGTGCACAGGGCATCCCTCCGCCCCGTCGTGATGTGttaaacccttttttttttctttcaaagaaaTTGACATGTAACCTTGCTACGTACTGGACTCGATAGTTGTGCATTGTGGTTCGATATTGCTACGAAATTACTCCAAATGACTATGTTCTGTACCATGTGCTTTTAAGCTATTACGTCCAATTCACTGAACATGATTGATTACAGAACACAGGTTATAGAAAGGGAAATCTCAActtcataatgcaatttaaactaATCCACGTAGAAACAGTAACATTACCTAAAAACTTCCTAAAATCTTCATTGTAAAAACCTTCTTTGTTGGATCTAGCATCATTTTCATCAACGATCTTTCCCTTCTATGCAACGAAACAGATGCAAAATCAGTAAGTATactaagagagaaagaaaaagagatgaagtgGAGGAGAAGAGGGAAGTGattaagaggaagaagaagagaaatgttGGAGCTTAATAATGAAGTGATTTCAagctttgttcaaaaaaaaactgGTCGAATCGATACGCCACACTCAGTGGCATGTCACTATGTTCCTTTTAAATCACATGTACATGTTAAGATAGTTGCAAAAGAAACATCAGTAAGGCCAAGTTTTCAAGCATGGTTAAACAATCAACATACATTGTTAAAGTTTTACAGCCTAACTTGTCGTGAGGGTGTTCTGCAAGGTATGGAAGTCATTTTAAGAGTACATCATCTCTTGGTTTGTCTCAACATGTTCACAACAGGACGGTCTAACCATGGGATAAAAGAATTTCTCTCCAATAGAAGTACGGAAATTACCTGGCGATGCTGCACTCTTTAATTTGAAGTGCAATTAATTGATTGTCGACCAACATGTACTCCCAGAATTCTTTGATCATCTCCAACCCATCTAATATCAGAGCCAGCATCCAAGAAAATCTATTTATCTTGCAGTTCTTTAACAATGGAAAACCCATCTCGGAAATAGTATGACATAATTTGCACATTTGCTCCTTCAAACCAAATCTCTTGAACCCTTCTATATCCATCAGGAAGTTACAGAAAAAAGCAACAAAAATTAGTAATAGAAATTATAGTTTAATAGTCAAAAACAATGTTCTTACTTGTTCCTTTTCTTTTTATGTTCACCTTATAAGCACTTCCTGTAATTGAGGAAAGTAGTACTCGTGTAATTGAGCCAAGTAGTTTTCATCTCTAGATCAACTATGGTTTATGACTCTATGGGTCTACAAAGTAATCACTTTCAACCTCGAAGAACAATACCCAAAATTCAAAACACATCAAAATGATTCAAGAAGTGATATACGTACCTCACTATAAGGTCCATTAGCAGTAGCCAACATTTTTTGTTGAATACAGAATTACCATCATATTTTAGGAGTTCAACTGCCGATATCCACCACCACTCACTTCTCTTGTTTATCAATCTTCTTTGATTTTGTACAGATATTACTAATACAGTTCAATTAACACACTAATTAGGTATATATTCAGAGgtattaatttttcaaatcatAACAAAAGTGAGAGGTTCGCCAGTCAAATCGGAATaaaaagcaaacaaataaaatagTTAAAGAGTGTTTCCATGTTGCATAGTTCATGATCCGTTACAACTTGTAAATAACCATAGTCCCAAAATTAAAAGCGCAAAGACCATTTTGACCTACTTGTAGCTAGCATGTGCAATAAAATCTTTCATATATCTGGTCAGGACAGAACTCGAGATCTATCCAAACTATAGTTACTCAAACTGAATGGTACCTATGCTAGCCTCGGGAGTCGGACCAAAGCTTTCAAGGAGTCTTCATCCAGAAGAGGTGTACCTTCAATTTCCTTCACCTTCATCCGAGAGCTAGATACATCATGCATAGAATAGGTTATTAAGTATTAACTTAATTCAGGAATATAAACCACTATGCCATGAACGCCCAGTAGAACAACAATTCAAGATAAGCTATCACGGGAATACTAAAAGATAGGTGTGCCCTGAAAAGCCAATTTTAGAACCACAACCGTAGTCCCCGCATGGAGGAGTTTAGGCACCACCGACTTCCCATGCCTCCTGAAAATTTAGTATTAAATTATCACATGAACTATGGTTATTTTAATAAAATGATCAAATCATTGCATGAACTATGACTATGAGGTGGTCGCTTTGCTAATTTTGTTACGCGTCGAATTCATTGGTGGGAATCGCCAAACATTTCTCACTTGTCAAGATAGAATTGGTACCAGCAAGACAGCAGAGTGCTAGCTTCGAGACGGAGAAATGAACACAACCTGCTGATGGCCTTGACCATTGCATTTAGCATCCCAATTCAAGTAGTAGCGATTATCCAGATCATTTTCCAAATTTTTACTGCCTAACGAAAAGAAAAAAGTTGCAATGAGATCTTGATTGCGGAAGTGCGCTACAATGTACATAGTTGTCTCTATTATTCCACAAACATATTCCCATAATCAAGCTTACATAAATAATAATCAAGCTTACTATCCGATGATTTTGTTCTTCTCATCTAACAAAAACTTAAGTTTGAACCTTCCAAAAATCCAACAACAATCTAAGTTTGAACCATTTCACAAAATAGTGCTAAAAACAGCTTCATCTATATACCTCGGAATCAGCAGCTTGAATTGCGAAGTGGATGGAAATATCTCTAGCATTAGTTTATAGTTTAGGAAAAGTGATGGGCCTTCATTTTTCCATCAAGTGATGAACTTGGATAAACTATGTTACTATGAACAAATTAAGAAATAACAAATTGGTGTATGAATTTGTTAGATTACTGATCTTTGAACAAACTATTTTACTGCCCTCATTTTCCcttaatgctttatgcaaaccaacCATACAATAACCCACCAAGGACAAAACAATGATGGATAGACTTCACTGGATCCAAGTTAGTCACACCTGCCTATCAGATATTGTAAAATTCACATGTGAGATTCATCAAGATGGAAAACCTATCAGATATTGTAAAATTCACATGTGATGATGCACTCATACGACAAATTGGCTACACCTTACTGGACCAAGTACCTTATCTTTATAGGTTTTTTAGACATTACTTTGGGCAGCAAAACCGTGTTATATTCAAACTGTTTTGATCTGTAGTGAAAAAACGTATCAGAAAACCATGTCTCATGTTCTCACCTACAAATGTTATGGACAATAACGGAAGCCCTTAGATTTAGTAACACAGACTCAAGGATATAATACTTTGTTTACTATGGATAGATCAGAGACGCATACTCAAGGATATAACACGGTCTAATTCAATATCTGCTGTTACTTATGGAACCACCAACATCATCAGGAGACACAGAGTAATACCTGAATTTTTAAACTGAACAGAGAGTAAACTCTGCTCCCCAATATTGGATCTTCAATTGCGATAACCCCATCTTTGCAAGTTTTGTTGTCTCCTATAACAATTCCCAGCAGCCCGACAGATTTAAACAAATACATTGATCTAGGACTAACAGGATTATTgatacaaaaaataaatcaaataaacaCTCACAGGCAACAAATAAACTCAGAATTTCAAAATCGTGGAATTataaataaattttggttttttctcaaaaacaacaaatcaaaatCTAGGTTTTTTTACCCGTAGGCAAAATTGAATTGTATCTGAATTACTATTTGGGTTTTCTcaaaaacaacaaatcaaaatACAAAATTTAGGTTTCTTTCCTGTAGCGGGAATTGAATTGTACCTGAATAATTTGTGTCAAATTTGCTGGAACGATCTTGAAAAAAAGGTTTATTTGCACTTCCAAATTCAACACACACCTTGTACCTGAATAATTTGTGTAAAATCTCTTAATTCGACTCCTTTGATCATCCGCAAACGATGGCTAGCAGCTCACTTCCCTGGTTTCTCCGCTCAAGCGGATATTTTTATGCTATCGCAATTGTGAAAAATCTATAAGAACCCGGTGTTAAATTTTGAAGGGGTAAAATTTTCTCAGTCTTTTGACGTGAGTATTGTATACCTCATACTCATAGGGTTAATAACGTCCAGTTAGGTATAGGTGTAAACACAGTGTAACTAAATAATTTAGGTTAAAACTGTGACAGAAGTATTGTCTACCTACTTTTTTCAACACCGTTACTAATAGACAGTTAAGTATTTGATGTATCCAAATTGTAACCAAATTCTAATTATTATGACCAATAGAgttatgccaagtgtcctcaccataacTTCTGCATTAGAAAAGACATTCCTAGACTAATAGGAAGCGAGGGTTTCATCACCGTTTGATGTGAGAGTTTTATTTGTCAAGGCCTTTAAGGGGGAAGATTTTTGCTAACATTGTCTTATAGCAGGTTTGGATACAAATCTGTTTCTGATttctgcttctccagaagtagaagtcagaagcaaaacacTCTGCTTTTAGAAGTCGTTCTGAAAAATTATTGTCAAACTGACTTTGACTTTTCGACTTCCAGAAGTTAAAAAATAACTTTTGAGTCTGTATCCAAACACCCTGTTTAGTCTCTCAGAAGCTTTGAACAGATGGTCCATAAAGAAACTAAAGATCCGGGGCCGTCTTATACCAATGCAGTATTTATATGTTTTAGATTAAAAGAAcggggtacattatttatatgtccttgCTTTTGACactcaataaatatatccttatacaacaataaatatgtccctacttttcaataaccttatccatttaaaattagattaccttaataccctcactcatataatatttttctttatttcaaaatggaacaaatttcttcctctaccacttcaccaccaccacccccaccaatattcaactaccattccaccaccaccgttcaacaaccaccatct
Above is a genomic segment from Papaver somniferum cultivar HN1 chromosome 10, ASM357369v1, whole genome shotgun sequence containing:
- the LOC113317824 gene encoding uncharacterized protein LOC113317824 isoform X1; the encoded protein is MALLTSSIVSVSVGNYQKQLFSRVTSQRQTQTGTNGGWIHISDVLNSKGARSKTKSRSTMCSALNSESYEEPKQVWIWTENKQVMTTAVERGWNTLIFTSQNKDLADEWSSIALINPLFIGDGAILDSEKKKVASFSEISTPEQLQQLQPDDYEAKNVVISLPNWQVIPAENIIATFQGSQKTVFAISKTPSEAQLFLEALELGLGGVVLKVEDIEAVLELKNYLDRRNEARNLLGLSKATVTRVEIAGMGDRACVDLCSLMRPGEGLLVGSFARGLFLVHSECMESNYIASRPFRVNAGPVHSYVAVPGGKTSYLSELQTGKEVIVVDQSGKQRTAVVGRVKIEKRPLILVEAKLQQEPENQTFYSILLQNAETVGLVCPCQGTNKPTKTAIPVTSLKVGDEIMVRIQGGARHTGIEIQEFIFEKRRSSRYLSGFMQLGEYIWTQISNWSFEYMAYASMQALTRYNCVTLGQSSSRE
- the LOC113317824 gene encoding uncharacterized protein LOC113317824 isoform X2 is translated as MALLTSSIVSVSVGNYQKQLFSRVTSQRQTQTGTNGGWIHISDVLNSKGARSKTKSRSTMCSALNSESYEEPKQVWIWTENKQVMTTAVERGWNTLIFTSQNKDLADEWSSIALINPLFIGDGAILDSEKKKVASFSEISTPEQLQQLQPDDYEAKNVVISLPNWQVIPAENIIATFQGSQKTVFAISKTPSEAQLFLEALELGLGGVVLKVEDIEAVLELKNYLDRRNEARNLLGLSKATVTRVEIAGMGDRACVDLCSLMRPGEGLLVGSFARGLFLVHSECMESNYIASRPFRVNAGPVHSYVAVPGGKTSYLSELQTGKEVIVVDQSGKQRTAVVGRVKIEKRPLILVEAKLQQEPENQTFYSILLQNAETVGLVCPCQGTNKPTKTAIPVTSLKVGDEIMVRIQGGARHTGIEIQEFIFEKLVQAPK
- the LOC113317824 gene encoding uncharacterized protein LOC113317824 isoform X3; the protein is MCSALNSESYEEPKQVWIWTENKQVMTTAVERGWNTLIFTSQNKDLADEWSSIALINPLFIGDGAILDSEKKKVASFSEISTPEQLQQLQPDDYEAKNVVISLPNWQVIPAENIIATFQGSQKTVFAISKTPSEAQLFLEALELGLGGVVLKVEDIEAVLELKNYLDRRNEARNLLGLSKATVTRVEIAGMGDRACVDLCSLMRPGEGLLVGSFARGLFLVHSECMESNYIASRPFRVNAGPVHSYVAVPGGKTSYLSELQTGKEVIVVDQSGKQRTAVVGRVKIEKRPLILVEAKLQQEPENQTFYSILLQNAETVGLVCPCQGTNKPTKTAIPVTSLKVGDEIMVRIQGGARHTGIEIQEFIFEKRRSSRYLSGFMQLGEYIWTQISNWSFEYMAYASMQALTRYNCVTLGQSSSRE